The following are encoded together in the Triticum dicoccoides isolate Atlit2015 ecotype Zavitan chromosome 6B, WEW_v2.0, whole genome shotgun sequence genome:
- the LOC119324482 gene encoding subtilisin-like protease SBT1.4 — translation MELLRPFAALCVLLGFVLVAVAVVATEVESETWEAQSCYIVHVAAAHAPRLPRRGLLATRAYGAFLRNQLPVELSSPAPRVLYSYAHAATGFAAQLTGRQAAQLASSGSVLAVVPDVMQQLHTTLTPSFLGLSPSSGLLKASNGATDVVIGVIDTGVYPEGRKSFAADPSLPPTPSKFRGGCVSGPSFNASALCNNKLVGAKFFHKGLEAARGRALGEDSLSPLDTNGHGTHTSSTAGGSPAADAGFFDYAGGKAVGMAPGARIAVYKACWDEGCASSDILAAFDEAITDRVDVISVSLGDTGLADNFYSDTTAVGAFRAVSKGIVVSASAGNSGPGDSTAVNIAPWFLTVGASTLNRRFPGDVVLGNGETFTGTTLYAGEPLGATKLPVVYGGDVGSKVCEEGKLKPAKVAGKIVFCELGVTAQAAKGQAVKLAGGAGAILTGAKEDGEQVITSPHVHPATDVPFAAAEKIKKYIRTQTSPTATIIFRGTVVGSTPPSPRMASFSSRGPNFRAPEILKPDVTAPGVDILAAWTGANSPSELDFDTRRVNYNIISGTSMSCPHVSGIVALLRQARPEWSPAAIKSALMTTARNMDNAGGVIGDMSTGEASTPFARGAGHISPNSAVDPGLVYDAGTEDYITFLCALGYTAKQVAVFGSSTSCSTRAGSSVGDHNYPAFSVVITSNKKKAVVTQRRVVRNVGSDATTTYRAKITAPDGVLVTVSPETLRFSATQKTQGYAVTFAREIGASVTEKYTFGSIEWSDGEHTVTSPIAITWPTSQVAEM, via the coding sequence ATGGAGCTCCTCAGACCATTCGCGGCCCTGTGCGTCCTGCTTGGCTTCGTCCTCGTCGCCGTGGCGGTGGTGGCCACGGAGGTGGAGAGCGAGACGTGGGAGGCCCAGTCCTGCTACATCGTGCACGTCGCGGCCGCGCACGCGCCACGGCTGCCGCGCCGCGGCCTGCTGGCCACGCGGGCGTATGGTGCGTTCTTGCGCAATCAACTCCCCGTCGAGTTGTCCAGCCCGGCGCCGAGGGTGCTCTACTCCTACGCGCACGCCGCCACGGGCTTCGCGGCGCAGCTCACGGGCCGCCAGGCCGCGCAGCTCGCGTCCTCGGGCTCCGTGCTCGCCGTCGTGCCCGACGTGATGCAGCAGCTGCACACCACCCTGACGCCATCCTTCCTCGGCCTCTCGCCGTCCTCCGGCCTGCTCAAGGCGTCCAACGGCGCCACGGACGTCGTCATCGGGGTGATCGACACCGGCGTCTACCCGGAAGGCCGCAAATCCTTCGCCGCCGACCCGTCGCTGCCGCCGACACCCAGCAAGTTCCGCGGTGGGTGCGTCTCGGGTCCGTCGTTCAACGCCTCCGCGCTCTGCAACAACAAACTCGTCGGCGCCAAGTTCTTCCACAAGGGGCTGGAGGCTGCACGCGGCCGCGCCCTAGGTGAGGACTCGTTGTCGCCGCTCGACACCAACGGCCATGGCACCCACACCTCCTCCACCGCCGGCGGCTCACCTGCCGCGGATGCCGGCTTCTTCGACTACGCCGGAGGAAAAGCCGTCGGCATGGCCCCGGGCGCGCGCATTGCCGTCTACAAAGCGTGCTGGGACGAAGGGTGCGCGAGCTCTGACATCCTCGCCGCATTTGACGAGGCCATCACAGACCGTGTCGACGTTATCTCTGTCTCGCTTGGCGACACCGGCTTGGCCGACAACTTTTACAGCGACACAACCGCGGTGGGGGCGTTCCGCGCCGTCAGCAAGGGCATCGTCGTCTCCGCCTCAGCGGGAAACTCTGGCCCCGGGGACTCCACCGCCGTGAACATCGCGCCGTGGTTCTTGACGGTGGGCGCGTCCACACTCAACCGCCGATTCCCGGGCGACGTCGTTCTCGGCAACGGAGAGACCTTCACGGGCACTACTCTTTACGCCGGCGAGCCGCTCGGCGCGACCAAGTTACCAGTGGTCTATGGAGGGGACGTGGGCTCCAAAGTGTGCGAAGAGGGGAAGCTGAAACCAGCCAAGGTAGCCGGGAAGATTGTTTTCTGCGAACTGGGTGTAACGGCTCAAGCAGCGAAAGGACAAGCCGTCAAGCTCGCCGGTGGCGCCGGAGCAATCCTCACCGGCGCCAAAGAAGACGGCGAGCAGGTCATCACCAGCCCCCATGTCCACCCCGCCACGGACGTCCCATTTGCTGCCGCCGAGAAGATTAAAAAGTACATACGCACGCAAACTTCCCCTACGGCGACGATCATCTTCCGCGGCACCGTGGTCGGCTCGACGCCTCCTTCCCCTAGAATGGCGTCTTTCTCGAGCCGCGGGCCGAACTTCCGCGCGCCGGAGATCCTCAAGCCGGACGTGACCGCGCCTGGCGTGGACATCCTCGCCGCTTGGACGGGCGCCAACTCGCCCTCCGAGCTCGACTTTGACACGAGGCGAGTGAACTACAACATCATATCGGGCACGTCCATGTCATGCCCGCATGTGAGCGGCATCGTCGCGCTGCTCCGGCAGGCGAGGCCGGAGTGGAGCCCCGCCGCTATCAAGTCCGCCCTGATGACCACCGCGCGCAACATGGACAACGCCGGCGGCGTGATCGGAGACATGTCCACCGGCGAGGCGTCCACGCCGTTCGCGCGCGGGGCCGGACACATCAGCCCCAACAGCGCGGTCGACCCGGGCCTTGTGTACGACGCCGGCACGGAGGATTACATCACCTTCCTGTGCGCACTCGGCTACACTGCCAAGCAGGTCGCCGTGTTCGGCTCGTCCACCAGCTGCTCGACGCGCGCGGGCTCCTCCGTGGGCGACCACAACTACCCAGCCTTCTCCGTGGTGATCACCTCGAACAAAAAAAAGGCGGTCGTCACACAGCGCCGCGTTGTGCGCAACGTCGgcagcgacgccacgacgacgtaCCGGGCCAAGATCACCGCCCCGGACGGCGTGCTCGTGACGGTGAGCCCCGAGACATTGCGGTTCAGTGCGACGCAGAAGACACAGGGGTATGCGGTCACCTTCGCGCGAGAAATCGGCGCGAGCGTCACGGAGAAGTACACGTTTGGGTCGATCGAGTGGAGCGACGGCGAGCACACGGTGACGAGCCCCATCGCCATCACTTGGCCGACGAGCCAGGTCGCGGAGATGTGA